In the Ilumatobacteraceae bacterium genome, one interval contains:
- a CDS encoding bifunctional 5,10-methylenetetrahydrofolate dehydrogenase/5,10-methenyltetrahydrofolate cyclohydrolase, with the protein MSDDFERTPGGAVLMDGNRLRDETVARIRAELDGMGNPAVCLATVLVGADRPSQIYVRMKHKKAEEAGLISKGVELADDATQAEVEAAVQALVDDPEVHGILVQLPLPGHLDPEPVLALVPPEKDVDGLTERSMGRLVRDLPGHVPCTPLGVMRLLERYGVETSGRRAVVVGRSTLTGLPQVLLLGRKGTDATVTLAHSRTADLVAVCREADIIVACAGQARMITADHVKPGAAVVDVGVSRSESGIVGDVDFDAVQEVAGAITPMPGGTGPMTIGCLLENTVSAARMQGAI; encoded by the coding sequence ATGAGTGACGATTTCGAACGGACGCCCGGCGGTGCGGTGCTGATGGACGGCAACCGATTGCGCGACGAGACCGTCGCCCGGATCCGCGCCGAGCTCGACGGGATGGGGAACCCGGCGGTGTGCCTCGCCACCGTGCTGGTCGGTGCCGACCGCCCCAGCCAGATCTACGTGCGGATGAAGCACAAGAAGGCCGAGGAAGCCGGTCTGATCTCGAAGGGTGTCGAACTCGCCGACGACGCGACCCAAGCCGAGGTCGAGGCCGCCGTCCAGGCACTCGTCGACGACCCGGAGGTGCACGGCATCCTCGTGCAGTTGCCGCTTCCCGGGCACCTCGACCCCGAGCCGGTCCTGGCGCTGGTCCCACCGGAGAAGGACGTCGACGGCCTCACCGAACGGTCGATGGGCCGACTCGTGCGCGATCTGCCGGGGCACGTGCCGTGCACGCCGCTCGGCGTGATGCGCCTGCTCGAGCGGTACGGCGTCGAGACGTCGGGCAGACGAGCGGTCGTCGTCGGTCGATCGACGCTCACCGGATTGCCGCAGGTGTTGCTGCTCGGACGCAAGGGCACCGACGCCACGGTCACGCTCGCACACTCTCGTACCGCCGACCTGGTCGCGGTCTGTCGGGAGGCCGACATCATCGTGGCGTGCGCCGGCCAGGCACGGATGATCACCGCCGACCACGTGAAGCCGGGCGCGGCCGTGGTCGACGTCGGTGTGTCGCGGTCGGAGTCGGGCATCGTCGGTGACGTGGACTTCGACGCGGTCCAGGAGGTCGCCGGTGCGATCACACCCATGCCGGGTGGCACGGGTCCGATGACCATCGGCTGCCTGCTCGAGAACACGGTGTCGGCTGCCCGCATGCAGGGCGCCATCTGA
- a CDS encoding ornithine cyclodeaminase family protein: MDGLHDITILDAADVARAAPYADLVDALYDGHQRPPAVCERIVYGPDGADERFMALPAWQPGASIGIKLATIFPDNPEHGRPSVQALVLLFDGTDGSPLALIDGTELTYRKTAADSALGARMLARDDVRTLLMVGAGGLAPHLIAAHRAVRPSIDRVVVWNRTAAKARALVDAGIADDVVDDLEAAARAADIISTATMSREPLVLGGWLRPGTHLDCVGAYLPELREVDDRAVLRSELFVDSRGAAIDEGGDIVGPMRAGLIDASHVRADLYELCQGLHSGRTDDRAITLFENGGGGHLDLMTAQHVWAAR, translated from the coding sequence ATGGACGGACTCCACGACATCACGATCCTCGACGCGGCCGACGTCGCTCGCGCCGCGCCGTACGCCGATCTCGTCGATGCACTGTACGACGGGCACCAGCGTCCGCCGGCGGTGTGCGAGCGGATCGTCTACGGGCCGGACGGCGCCGACGAGAGGTTCATGGCGTTGCCGGCATGGCAGCCCGGTGCGTCGATCGGGATCAAGCTGGCGACGATCTTCCCGGACAACCCCGAACACGGTCGCCCGTCGGTGCAGGCGCTCGTGCTGCTTTTCGACGGCACCGACGGCTCCCCGCTCGCATTGATCGACGGAACGGAACTGACCTATCGGAAGACGGCTGCCGACTCGGCGCTCGGAGCGCGGATGCTCGCTCGTGACGATGTCCGCACCCTCCTCATGGTCGGCGCCGGTGGACTCGCTCCACATCTGATCGCAGCGCATCGAGCGGTGCGGCCGTCGATCGACCGGGTCGTCGTGTGGAACCGCACGGCCGCCAAGGCGCGTGCGCTCGTCGACGCCGGGATCGCCGACGACGTCGTCGACGATCTCGAAGCTGCCGCCCGAGCGGCCGACATCATCTCGACCGCCACGATGTCGAGGGAACCGCTCGTCCTCGGTGGGTGGCTGCGCCCCGGGACCCACCTCGACTGTGTCGGGGCGTATTTGCCCGAACTTCGCGAAGTCGACGATCGCGCCGTGCTCCGGTCAGAGCTGTTCGTCGACTCGCGCGGGGCGGCGATCGACGAGGGCGGCGACATCGTCGGTCCGATGCGGGCAGGCTTGATCGACGCGTCGCACGTCCGCGCCGATCTGTACGAACTGTGTCAAGGGCTCCACTCGGGCCGGACGGACGACCGCGCGATCACGCTGTTCGAGAACGGCGGCGGAGGACACCTCGACCTGATGACGGCGCAGCACGTCTGGGCCGCCCGATGA
- a CDS encoding fibronectin type III domain-containing protein, producing the protein MLRLRTSAKRSRVALTQAFMLAVAGVITLPTAATVDAASTITNTFGYTGSTQTFTVPDGVTSIEVTLQGAQGGRGGGDSQGSPTPGGYQGVVTGTIAVTPGQEITVAVGGGGGTGASSVNNTGGGSPGLNPLEGYDGSRGGNAGNAGSSGAGGGSGAATVLIVDGTPIVAGGAGGNGGNGQFAPIVGRRAEPTHTARPDLVSTTGRPGWNTADACTVASCDGGASGAGGGGAVGGDRGTIQYGGASATEYFGFGGFPGANATAGLPGLSANYSYYAGNSAHGSLTITYSDGAPSAPLNLAGTSATNAVQLAWDTPSAPGSSPITDYRVEYGTSAGGPFTIFDDGVSTSTSTEVTGLTNGVSYFLRVTAINSVGSGSSATTVVGIVPSDVPDQPTIDDATAFGGGAYIDFTPGDSDIDINSYEYRLDGGAWQTGSVDEDRMTITGLTNGTTYSVEIRAINDIGPSLPSSPAVTVTPIDVPQEPTGTLLSAGDGTIDASWIAPAGNNGSAVTDYVIQWATSIDGAYTTVVDGVSLDTTHQITGLTNGTTYFVRIGAVNAAGTGPWSAPVSATPYTTPSAPAIDITPGDGSLTVGITPGFDGGSAVTAWQYQLDGGAWISTGSLAEAFTVFGLTNATSYDISVRAVNAAGIGDAADTASATPRTVPSPPSISAVALNTGAVSVTFSVGATGGSPITNVEYSIDGGETWITRDPASTSSPLTVSGLTGGVTYPIQLRVVNDAGASGPSNTSSVTAKGTPVAPAIIVTPADSALVVTFAAPANGGSPITNYEYSIDDGSNWVTHAPAATSPLTIAGLTNGTSYDVRLRAVNVVGFSPPSATATATPRTVPSAPVIDGDTVAGGTGSLTATFIAPKFDGGSAILTYQYSTDAGETWRNRDDGDTVESPLVITTESSDGVTPLTGGATYPVELRAVNAAGPGSASAVATGIPTTAPDAPVVIAAEGGNGQANVRFAPPANGGSAILRYEYRLDGGPWVDTDTLASEFVVTGLTNATSYSLELRAVNGVGESDPSAPAVIDVFTTPGAPTLDEITSGDQTLDVAFVAGDDGGSPITGYEYSTDGGQTWRERASGSTASPLAIDSQSSDDAPLVNGTIYDVQIRAVNAAGPGGASESRLAAPRGNPSMPTGLTVTGADSALVISFVAGNDGGSPITAVEYRLDGGDWVDAGSLNSPFNIPGLDNGTTYDVEIRTRNAVGASPETPVVSGTARTVPGAPTAAAATGASGQASVTWSAPADNGGAAISGYTVRLFEQATGGSPIGTCTTTGDLSCVVTGLTNGVTVYADVVAENEAGAGAASAPRAVAIPLGVPSVQIGSITSAATSLSVVVDLVDDGGRPVSNYEYQLDGGAWVSAASGSSPFPVPGLSTGVEYSVRIRATGPGGTSDPSDIVLATPYGLPGAPTALIANSGPGSAALSWTAPASNGGEAITDYVVQFATSAGGPFTTFADGTSAATSATVTGLTNATNYFFRVAAKNPAGTGTNSPLASTTPLAAPSAPTITGITPGTGFLQVAFTAPGSNGGSAVTGYQYRLDGGAWKNTAGTSSPTTITGLTNGTEYDVELRAVNVVGGGTPSATVSATPYGLPGAILGFRATPGAGNVLLEWDPAAANGSPITSYNVIRWSALNEGSIIASYQPTGTSLTLSGLGNGTYYFTVEATNGAGTGPRSTPRTTAIVGSTLPSAPTALGVVVDGSDADLSWTAGSTGSHSTSSYLVQFSGDGSSWTTLASGSSANSASFELPSAATTYSLRVAAVSAAGTGAFATIAPPTVSTGPAGGVTTSAADLSGTVDANGGSATPSFEYAADAADLGTVSSESVAGTPDPVTGSDEAISATVADLTPGTEYSMRAVATTSNATVYGAVVTFTTDASIVTDDLTPTYTGEPVEVEATTYPADLVVTRTFVGIDGTVYPSSSTPPTDVGTYQMTTVSADETLEASETVTLTIEPKPIDVLVTAVDRDYDGTVDVELTLDLDGVIEGDDVAAVSASVSGEMADADAGIDKEVDIVVDGELLSGDDAVNYEPTIADTTEVTIAQLDQTVGFTTSAPDPALVGHTYVPAAESSADLTVTITVDESSDGICSIDAGMVTFDAAGECILVASQTGTINVGAATPAYQIFELTRSAQTVLLSLDDVTLADGPIALSPVIDGRPLTYVAGPAGVCSVTGASLALHGTGTCEVTATQAGTAEFLPAEATDTFVVSRIAQVVTLPVLGGVPDVGMPFPLPPTTSEGLPVTYTAGPSSVCVISGGNLVIVGSGRCTVTATQPGDGTRAPFSSTTRYDVAPDAEIGLTIEIDTSRPAAGGSVTVDGAGLLPGSFVTIELDGSPLGASKVKVGSDGTYRAVVELPDDITPGSHTISVSGTAWDDSPVTTVEHVFVDWSGSFSDTDGEADGGGYTAVDATRILDTREVPGRLVADTEYRVEVPAGLVGADATTLTVNLTVTEPSAPGFITVYPCGVDRPLASATNYTTGETRANVVDVPFTAGSDICLYSLVDTDAIIDVQGFYSPSNDSRIVPRTATRLVDTRPGNKLGAGETRVVDVVGKNKASSSATVVVLNIAATETEGPGFFTVFPCGDDLPLASNLNFMADQTVSNEVFVEPGDDGTVCIYSLTAAHVVVDLDATFEPTGSLDFESVVAGRVADTRPDGKLAAGETREYHIADGVAAAALNVVATETAGPGFLTVFPCDADLPLASNVNFHRADQTASNHVTVRVDGEGRVCVFSSIAAHIVVDVEGVFREIGG; encoded by the coding sequence GTGCTCAGACTCCGAACCTCCGCCAAACGTTCTCGCGTCGCGTTGACGCAGGCATTCATGCTCGCCGTCGCCGGCGTGATCACGCTGCCGACGGCCGCCACGGTCGACGCCGCGTCGACGATCACGAACACATTCGGCTACACCGGCTCGACACAGACCTTCACCGTGCCGGATGGTGTGACCTCGATCGAGGTCACGCTCCAGGGCGCCCAGGGCGGTCGCGGCGGCGGTGACTCCCAGGGGTCGCCGACACCCGGCGGCTACCAGGGTGTCGTGACGGGCACGATCGCGGTGACCCCCGGCCAGGAGATCACCGTGGCGGTCGGCGGCGGTGGCGGAACCGGCGCGTCGAGCGTGAACAACACCGGCGGCGGTTCGCCCGGTCTGAACCCCCTCGAGGGCTACGACGGCTCACGCGGCGGCAACGCCGGCAACGCCGGTTCGTCGGGCGCAGGTGGCGGCAGTGGTGCCGCCACGGTGCTGATCGTCGACGGCACACCGATCGTCGCCGGCGGTGCCGGCGGCAACGGCGGCAACGGTCAGTTCGCCCCGATCGTCGGTCGGCGGGCCGAGCCCACGCACACAGCACGACCCGACCTCGTCTCGACCACCGGCCGCCCCGGCTGGAACACCGCTGACGCCTGCACCGTGGCCTCCTGCGACGGTGGTGCGTCCGGCGCCGGCGGCGGCGGTGCCGTCGGCGGCGACCGCGGCACCATCCAGTACGGCGGAGCGAGTGCGACCGAATACTTCGGTTTCGGCGGCTTCCCCGGTGCCAACGCAACGGCCGGGCTGCCCGGCCTCAGCGCCAACTACAGCTACTACGCCGGCAACAGTGCCCACGGTTCGCTGACGATCACCTACAGCGACGGCGCGCCGAGCGCCCCGCTGAACCTCGCGGGCACGTCGGCCACCAACGCCGTCCAGCTCGCGTGGGACACCCCGTCGGCACCGGGTTCGTCCCCGATCACCGACTATCGCGTCGAATACGGCACCAGCGCCGGCGGCCCGTTCACCATCTTCGACGACGGCGTCTCGACGTCCACCTCGACCGAGGTCACCGGGCTCACGAACGGCGTCAGCTACTTCCTCCGCGTCACCGCGATCAACAGCGTCGGCTCCGGTTCCTCGGCGACGACGGTCGTCGGCATCGTGCCGAGCGACGTCCCCGACCAGCCCACGATCGACGACGCCACCGCATTCGGCGGCGGCGCGTACATCGACTTCACACCGGGCGACAGCGACATCGACATCAACTCGTACGAGTACCGCCTCGACGGCGGAGCCTGGCAGACCGGATCGGTCGACGAGGATCGCATGACGATCACCGGCCTCACCAACGGCACCACGTACTCGGTCGAGATCCGAGCGATCAACGACATCGGTCCGAGCCTCCCCTCGAGCCCTGCGGTGACCGTCACACCGATCGACGTGCCGCAGGAACCGACCGGCACACTGCTCAGCGCCGGCGACGGGACGATCGACGCGAGCTGGATCGCTCCTGCCGGGAACAACGGCTCGGCCGTGACCGACTACGTCATCCAGTGGGCGACCTCGATCGACGGTGCGTACACCACGGTCGTCGACGGCGTCTCCCTCGACACCACCCATCAGATCACCGGCCTCACCAACGGAACCACCTACTTCGTGCGGATCGGTGCGGTCAACGCAGCCGGCACCGGCCCGTGGTCGGCGCCGGTGTCGGCCACGCCGTACACGACCCCGTCCGCACCTGCGATCGACATCACCCCAGGCGACGGTTCGCTCACCGTGGGCATCACCCCCGGCTTCGACGGCGGCAGCGCCGTCACCGCGTGGCAGTACCAGCTCGACGGCGGCGCCTGGATCTCGACCGGCTCCCTCGCTGAAGCGTTCACCGTCTTCGGTCTCACCAACGCCACCAGCTACGACATCAGCGTCCGCGCCGTCAACGCTGCCGGCATCGGCGACGCAGCCGACACCGCGTCGGCCACGCCGCGCACCGTCCCCTCCCCTCCCTCGATCTCCGCTGTGGCGCTCAACACGGGTGCGGTCAGCGTCACCTTCTCGGTCGGCGCCACGGGCGGCAGCCCGATCACCAACGTCGAGTACTCCATCGACGGTGGCGAGACCTGGATCACCCGGGACCCGGCCTCGACCTCCAGCCCGCTGACCGTCAGCGGGCTGACCGGCGGCGTCACGTACCCGATCCAGCTCCGCGTCGTCAACGACGCCGGAGCCAGCGGACCGTCGAACACGTCGTCCGTGACCGCGAAGGGCACCCCCGTGGCACCGGCGATCATCGTCACACCGGCCGACAGCGCGCTGGTGGTCACGTTCGCCGCTCCCGCCAACGGCGGGTCGCCGATCACCAACTACGAATACTCGATCGACGACGGCTCGAACTGGGTGACGCACGCACCGGCGGCCACCAGCCCCCTGACGATCGCCGGCCTGACCAACGGCACCTCGTACGACGTCCGACTCCGCGCCGTCAACGTCGTCGGCTTCAGTCCGCCGTCGGCGACCGCCACCGCCACCCCACGCACGGTTCCGAGCGCACCGGTCATCGACGGCGACACGGTCGCCGGGGGCACCGGCTCGCTGACCGCGACGTTCATCGCTCCCAAGTTCGACGGCGGCAGTGCGATCCTCACCTACCAGTACTCCACCGACGCCGGCGAGACCTGGCGCAACCGTGACGACGGCGACACCGTGGAGAGCCCGCTCGTCATCACCACCGAATCCTCCGACGGCGTCACGCCGCTCACCGGCGGCGCGACCTACCCGGTCGAGCTCCGTGCCGTGAACGCCGCCGGCCCGGGCAGCGCGTCAGCGGTCGCCACCGGGATCCCGACCACGGCCCCCGACGCTCCCGTCGTCATCGCTGCCGAGGGCGGCAACGGACAGGCGAACGTCCGGTTCGCCCCGCCGGCCAACGGCGGCTCCGCCATCCTCCGATACGAATACCGTCTCGACGGGGGCCCGTGGGTCGACACCGATACCCTCGCCAGCGAGTTCGTCGTCACGGGATTGACCAACGCGACCAGCTACTCGCTCGAACTGCGCGCCGTCAACGGCGTCGGTGAAAGCGACCCGTCGGCACCCGCGGTGATCGACGTCTTCACCACGCCGGGCGCACCGACGCTCGACGAGATCACCTCGGGTGACCAGACGCTCGATGTCGCCTTCGTGGCCGGCGACGACGGCGGCTCCCCGATCACCGGGTACGAGTACTCGACCGACGGTGGCCAGACCTGGCGCGAGCGCGCCAGTGGCAGCACCGCCTCACCCCTCGCGATCGACTCGCAGAGCAGCGACGACGCACCGCTGGTCAACGGCACCATCTACGACGTCCAGATCCGTGCGGTCAACGCTGCCGGTCCGGGCGGCGCCAGCGAGAGCCGGCTCGCCGCTCCCCGCGGCAACCCGTCGATGCCGACCGGCCTGACGGTGACCGGTGCCGACTCGGCGCTCGTGATCTCATTCGTCGCCGGCAACGACGGCGGCTCGCCGATCACCGCGGTCGAGTACCGACTCGACGGCGGCGACTGGGTCGACGCCGGTTCGCTGAACAGCCCGTTCAACATCCCGGGCCTCGACAACGGCACCACCTACGACGTCGAGATCCGCACCCGGAACGCCGTCGGCGCCAGCCCCGAGACCCCGGTCGTCAGCGGCACGGCACGCACCGTGCCCGGCGCCCCGACCGCCGCTGCCGCCACCGGTGCGTCCGGTCAGGCCTCGGTCACGTGGTCGGCACCCGCCGACAACGGCGGCGCCGCGATCAGCGGCTACACCGTCCGCTTGTTCGAGCAGGCGACCGGCGGCTCGCCGATCGGAACCTGCACCACCACCGGCGACCTCTCCTGCGTCGTCACCGGCCTCACCAACGGTGTGACCGTCTACGCGGACGTCGTCGCCGAGAACGAGGCCGGCGCCGGCGCCGCCAGCGCACCACGTGCCGTGGCGATCCCGCTGGGTGTCCCGAGCGTGCAGATCGGCTCGATCACGTCGGCGGCCACCTCGCTGAGTGTCGTCGTCGACCTGGTCGACGACGGCGGCCGCCCGGTGTCGAACTACGAGTACCAGCTCGATGGCGGCGCCTGGGTGTCGGCAGCCAGCGGTTCGAGCCCGTTCCCCGTCCCGGGCCTCTCCACCGGCGTCGAGTACTCGGTGCGCATCCGTGCGACCGGCCCCGGCGGCACGAGTGACCCGTCCGACATCGTGCTCGCCACACCGTACGGCCTGCCCGGCGCACCGACCGCGCTCATCGCCAACAGCGGCCCGGGCTCGGCGGCGCTCAGCTGGACCGCCCCGGCCTCGAACGGTGGAGAAGCCATAACCGACTACGTGGTGCAGTTCGCGACGAGCGCCGGTGGACCGTTCACCACGTTCGCCGACGGCACGAGCGCCGCGACCAGCGCCACGGTGACCGGGCTCACGAACGCCACCAACTACTTCTTCCGGGTCGCCGCCAAGAACCCCGCCGGCACCGGCACCAACTCGCCGTTGGCGTCGACGACGCCACTCGCGGCCCCCAGCGCGCCGACGATCACCGGCATCACCCCCGGCACCGGCTTCCTGCAGGTGGCCTTCACGGCACCCGGATCGAACGGCGGCTCGGCGGTCACCGGCTACCAGTACCGACTCGACGGCGGTGCGTGGAAGAACACGGCCGGCACGTCGTCGCCGACGACGATCACCGGTCTCACCAACGGCACCGAGTACGACGTCGAACTCCGCGCCGTCAACGTGGTGGGCGGCGGTACGCCGTCGGCCACCGTGTCGGCCACGCCGTACGGCCTGCCGGGTGCGATCCTCGGGTTCCGCGCCACTCCCGGCGCCGGCAACGTGCTCCTCGAGTGGGATCCCGCTGCCGCCAACGGCAGCCCGATCACCAGCTACAACGTGATCCGCTGGAGCGCGTTGAACGAAGGCTCGATCATCGCCAGCTATCAGCCGACAGGCACCAGCCTGACCCTGTCCGGCCTCGGCAACGGCACGTACTACTTCACGGTCGAGGCCACCAACGGAGCCGGTACCGGCCCGCGCAGCACTCCTCGCACCACCGCGATCGTCGGCTCGACGCTCCCGTCGGCACCGACCGCACTCGGCGTCGTCGTCGACGGCAGCGATGCCGATCTGTCCTGGACCGCCGGCTCGACCGGCAGCCACTCCACCTCGAGCTACCTCGTGCAGTTCTCGGGCGACGGCTCCTCGTGGACCACGCTGGCATCCGGTTCATCCGCCAACTCGGCGTCGTTCGAGTTGCCGTCGGCCGCGACGACGTACTCCCTGCGGGTCGCTGCGGTCTCTGCAGCAGGCACCGGGGCGTTCGCCACGATCGCCCCGCCGACCGTCTCCACCGGCCCTGCCGGCGGCGTGACCACGAGCGCCGCCGACCTGTCCGGCACCGTCGACGCCAACGGCGGATCGGCGACCCCCTCGTTCGAGTACGCCGCCGACGCCGCCGATCTCGGCACCGTGTCGTCGGAGTCCGTCGCCGGCACCCCCGACCCGGTCACGGGGAGCGATGAGGCGATCAGCGCCACGGTCGCCGACCTGACGCCGGGCACCGAGTACTCGATGCGTGCCGTCGCCACCACATCGAATGCGACGGTCTACGGCGCCGTCGTGACCTTCACAACCGACGCATCGATCGTGACCGACGACCTCACCCCGACCTACACCGGCGAGCCGGTCGAGGTCGAGGCGACCACCTACCCGGCCGACCTCGTAGTGACCCGGACGTTCGTCGGCATCGACGGCACCGTCTATCCGAGCTCGTCGACCCCGCCCACCGATGTCGGCACGTACCAGATGACGACCGTGTCCGCCGACGAAACACTCGAGGCCTCGGAGACGGTGACCCTCACGATCGAGCCCAAGCCGATCGACGTGCTCGTGACCGCGGTCGACCGCGACTACGACGGCACGGTCGACGTCGAGTTGACGCTCGATCTCGATGGCGTCATCGAAGGTGACGACGTGGCGGCCGTTTCGGCCAGCGTGTCCGGAGAGATGGCCGACGCCGACGCCGGCATCGACAAGGAGGTCGACATCGTGGTCGACGGTGAGCTGTTGAGTGGCGACGACGCCGTCAACTACGAACCGACGATCGCCGACACGACCGAGGTGACGATCGCCCAGCTCGATCAGACCGTCGGCTTCACGACCAGCGCACCGGACCCGGCGCTCGTCGGCCACACCTACGTCCCCGCTGCCGAGTCGTCGGCCGACCTGACGGTGACGATCACGGTCGATGAGTCGAGCGACGGCATCTGCTCGATCGACGCCGGCATGGTCACGTTCGACGCCGCCGGCGAGTGCATCCTGGTCGCATCACAGACCGGCACCATCAACGTCGGAGCCGCGACGCCGGCGTATCAGATCTTCGAGCTCACCCGCAGCGCCCAGACGGTGCTGCTGTCGCTCGACGATGTGACGCTGGCCGACGGCCCGATTGCCCTCTCCCCCGTCATCGACGGTCGGCCGCTGACGTACGTCGCCGGTCCGGCCGGCGTGTGCTCGGTGACCGGCGCGTCACTGGCGCTCCACGGAACGGGTACCTGCGAGGTCACGGCCACGCAGGCCGGCACCGCCGAGTTCCTCCCGGCCGAGGCGACCGACACGTTCGTCGTGTCCCGCATCGCCCAGGTGGTCACGCTCCCTGTGCTCGGTGGCGTCCCCGACGTGGGCATGCCCTTCCCGCTGCCGCCGACGACCTCCGAAGGTCTGCCGGTCACGTACACCGCGGGTCCGTCCTCGGTCTGCGTCATCAGCGGCGGCAACCTCGTGATCGTCGGCAGCGGCCGATGCACGGTCACGGCCACGCAACCCGGTGACGGCACGCGCGCCCCGTTCAGCTCGACGACTCGCTACGACGTCGCACCCGACGCCGAGATCGGTCTCACGATCGAGATCGACACCAGCCGCCCGGCGGCCGGTGGGTCCGTGACCGTCGACGGCGCCGGCCTCCTGCCTGGTTCGTTCGTGACGATCGAGCTCGACGGCAGCCCGCTCGGCGCTTCCAAGGTCAAGGTCGGCAGCGACGGCACGTACCGTGCAGTCGTCGAGCTGCCCGACGACATCACACCGGGTTCGCACACGATCAGCGTGTCGGGCACGGCGTGGGACGACTCGCCGGTGACCACCGTCGAGCACGTCTTCGTCGACTGGTCGGGTTCGTTCTCCGACACCGACGGTGAAGCCGACGGCGGCGGATACACGGCGGTCGACGCCACCCGGATCCTCGATACCCGCGAAGTGCCCGGCCGATTGGTCGCCGACACCGAGTACCGGGTCGAGGTTCCCGCCGGCCTGGTCGGCGCCGACGCGACGACGTTGACGGTGAACCTGACGGTCACCGAACCCAGCGCACCCGGCTTCATCACGGTGTACCCGTGTGGGGTCGATCGCCCGCTCGCCTCGGCCACCAACTACACGACGGGCGAGACGCGTGCGAACGTCGTCGACGTCCCGTTCACGGCCGGATCGGACATCTGCCTCTACAGTCTCGTCGACACCGATGCGATCATCGACGTCCAGGGCTTCTACAGCCCGTCCAACGACAGCCGCATCGTGCCCCGCACAGCGACCCGTCTGGTCGACACCCGCCCGGGCAACAAGCTCGGCGCCGGCGAGACCCGCGTGGTCGACGTCGTCGGCAAGAACAAGGCATCGTCGTCGGCCACGGTCGTCGTGCTCAACATCGCCGCCACCGAGACCGAAGGTCCCGGCTTCTTCACGGTGTTCCCGTGTGGCGACGATCTTCCGCTCGCCTCCAACCTCAACTTCATGGCCGATCAGACGGTGAGCAACGAGGTGTTCGTGGAGCCGGGCGACGACGGCACCGTGTGCATCTATTCACTCACCGCGGCGCACGTGGTCGTCGACCTCGACGCCACGTTCGAGCCGACCGGCTCGCTCGACTTCGAGTCGGTCGTGGCTGGTCGGGTGGCCGACACCCGCCCCGACGGAAAACTGGCTGCGGGTGAGACCCGTGAGTACCACATCGCCGACGGCGTGGCTGCCGCCGCCCTCAACGTCGTCGCCACCGAGACCGCCGGCCCGGGCTTCCTCACGGTCTTCCCGTGTGACGCCGACCTGCCGCTCGCCTCGAACGTGAACTTCCATCGAGCCGACCAGACGGCCAGCAACCATGTGACCGTCCGGGTGGACGGCGAGGGCAGGGTGTGCGTGTTCTCGAGCATCGCGGCCCACATCGTGGTCGACGTCGAGGGCGTCTTCCGCGAGATCGGGGGCTGA